GAGGTAGAAAACAGTACCAAAGCTCCCCAGAGAATAATCCTTACCGGAAGCGACTTGTGATTACGGGTAGCGTAATAAACCGCGATACCGTTGATGAGGATAAAGAAATAGTCCAGCGACAACATGCCAGCGTGCTCGTGATGCGACGCTACGGAGGACCCAAATGCCAGAGCAGGCATTAGCAGGCAATGTATGATACACAATACAGAACCTAGTATTCCAATATAATCGGCCTTGCCATGTGAGTGCGATGCTTTCATTCCTAGATACAATAACGTTGCAAAAATACGGTGATTGAGCTTAACTTGCAACTGTGTTGCAGAATATTTTTTAACCAAACGGCCCATTACTTTTCAGGAGAAGGCGAAAGGCCGTGATATTTTAGAACTTAGAACTTAACTTTGGCGGTAAAGGTTTTACAATAGAGGAACTGTACAATTTTATCAAACTGTTGGAAACAATGGATCAATTAAGAGAAACACTGAAAGGACATCAACTACGCACGACAACGTGCCGTGAAGACGTGCTTTCAACATTTATAACCAAGAAAAATGCATTGTCGCATGGAGATCTGGAAGGGGCGCTGGGAGAAAGTT
The genomic region above belongs to Dyadobacter pollutisoli and contains:
- a CDS encoding MerC domain-containing protein codes for the protein MKASHSHGKADYIGILGSVLCIIHCLLMPALAFGSSVASHHEHAGMLSLDYFFILINGIAVYYATRNHKSLPVRIILWGALVLFSTSLILEGKHVIFAWLGYAGSALLIIGHLLNLYICQIAPKLKVRVS